From a region of the Fimbriimonadia bacterium genome:
- a CDS encoding TldD/PmbA family protein, whose product MTREEAKQILDRALSFVSADEATALLSESSEAATRFANSEITQNVARSDMKCEIRVAFGNRVGSASINSFDDESLQSAVQRAEAMAKVAAPDTEFVPCPGPAEAPEVRAFDPSVASVDPMQRADAVKTAVAEGDRAGVKLAGSFTARTTTEALANTKGAFFFHPETFARFVCTAMTDSSSGWAEGVSHRLGDIDPAALAARAANKANAGRDPVEVEPGDWTVVLEPPAVADMLVFIAYSMDAKAAIEGRSVFAGKEGTDVAGPHALLCSDPAHPTCPATPFHTDGMPAHRVEWVQQGRLNTLSYDRYWAEKQGKPYTGAPSNFVMAGGQATEEEMISRVKRGLLVTRFWYIRHVDPMQLILTGMTRDGLFLIENGEVTRGVKNLRFNESPLIMLKNVEALGKPKRCGSWAPIEAPGILAHAYTFTSGTSF is encoded by the coding sequence GTGACAAGAGAAGAAGCTAAGCAAATCCTCGATCGTGCCCTCTCGTTCGTGTCCGCCGACGAGGCCACCGCACTCCTATCGGAATCGTCGGAAGCCGCGACCCGCTTCGCCAACAGCGAGATTACTCAAAACGTCGCCCGTTCTGACATGAAGTGCGAGATTCGCGTGGCGTTCGGCAATCGCGTCGGCAGCGCGAGCATCAATTCCTTCGACGACGAATCGCTCCAATCCGCCGTGCAGAGAGCGGAGGCGATGGCGAAAGTCGCAGCCCCCGACACGGAGTTCGTGCCGTGCCCCGGCCCAGCCGAAGCCCCCGAGGTGCGGGCCTTCGACCCCAGCGTGGCCAGCGTGGACCCGATGCAGCGGGCGGACGCCGTGAAGACCGCGGTGGCAGAGGGCGACCGAGCGGGCGTCAAGCTCGCCGGCTCGTTCACCGCGCGCACCACCACCGAAGCGCTCGCCAACACGAAGGGCGCCTTCTTCTTCCACCCGGAGACCTTCGCCCGATTCGTGTGCACGGCGATGACCGACAGCAGCTCCGGGTGGGCCGAGGGGGTGAGCCATCGCCTCGGGGACATAGACCCCGCAGCGCTCGCCGCAAGGGCAGCCAACAAGGCCAATGCGGGCCGCGACCCGGTAGAAGTGGAGCCCGGCGACTGGACAGTGGTGCTGGAGCCGCCCGCGGTGGCAGACATGCTGGTGTTCATCGCTTACTCCATGGATGCCAAGGCCGCCATCGAGGGGCGGAGCGTGTTTGCAGGCAAGGAAGGGACCGACGTGGCCGGCCCGCACGCGCTACTATGCTCCGATCCCGCCCATCCGACCTGCCCGGCGACCCCCTTCCACACCGACGGTATGCCCGCGCACCGTGTGGAGTGGGTGCAACAGGGCCGGCTGAACACGCTCTCCTACGACCGTTACTGGGCCGAGAAACAAGGCAAGCCCTATACCGGCGCCCCCAGCAACTTCGTGATGGCGGGGGGGCAGGCGACAGAGGAGGAGATGATCTCGAGGGTAAAGCGTGGCCTGCTGGTAACACGCTTTTGGTACATCCGGCACGTGGACCCGATGCAGCTCATACTGACCGGCATGACCCGAGACGGGCTGTTCCTGATCGAGAACGGCGAGGTGACGCGGGGCGTGAAGAACCTGCGCTTCAATGAGAGCCCGCTCATCATGTTGAAGAACGTGGAGGCGCTCGGAAAGCCGAAGC